One genomic region from Leptolyngbya sp. FACHB-261 encodes:
- a CDS encoding WD40 repeat domain-containing protein yields the protein DFSPDGQQLATGGFDDGTARLWDLKGKQLAQFKHPTGHVTSIDFSPDGQQLATGGFDDGTAKLWEIEELDELTVRACNWVKDYLKSNSTVNREDRQLCDGIGGQ from the coding sequence TCGATTTCAGCCCCGATGGCCAGCAGTTAGCAACCGGTGGATTCGACGATGGCACAGCTCGCTTGTGGGACTTGAAGGGTAAACAGTTAGCTCAGTTTAAGCATCCCACAGGCCATGTCACTAGCATCGATTTCAGCCCCGATGGCCAGCAGTTAGCAACCGGTGGATTCGACGATGGCACTGCAAAACTATGGGAGATTGAGGAATTAGATGAGCTGACAGTACGTGCTTGTAATTGGGTAAAGGACTACTTGAAGAGCAATTCAACGGTCAATCGAGAGGATCGCCAACTCTGTGATGGGATCGGCGGACAGTAG
- a CDS encoding collagen-like protein, with protein sequence MPSCCEPIDEERIIAKAVARAKAELYPDIRKAITLAEAAKALAQLAKALAEQALSVAEQALRRLSELFNLIAALLSLPARVTALEERVAGLEREISRILGILFKLQSRVDRLEGDIKGLQGDVARLVRDLRDLATLVQKLIGRINEVDAKASRALALALNLKIEINGLIRRVAEILKAIAEILKALSKLRGSGRGRDGRNGRDGRNGTNGRNGRDAKPARNGRDGRNGRDAKPASNGRDGKDGRDAKPARDGKDGKPGKNGKDGVGISGRPGRDAKPARNGRDGKDGKDGDPGPVPTLSISSVRTTTGNTAAVAIAKTGKTSYAFSFTIPAARAGVGGGMDVSDLKVTVFKACKGAEFETEEQTVKIIKGTDTSAALNFAQILELRKLGCRIERIYKVLGGDSWGTEDQLKLKKNFEAELKTAAEVQYTEEKGEEKINEVETHNLLEYLKNLAAAPYHRAGYGVFPAEVPETLLDKEDDKTDGIWGKYSPTNTKKLPSLAELLAWQIEQFDAVIGRFQTKIEIEDADYVKEGNQPTKVIIPNIAEALTEIIALLIQLQANSEVHTNLGLRNLIQTGAVAQTSAQALLYTRANSEYLGYEGEDKQTEIPLTFTVPAVDANDLNKNDLAKILKESKQKIKAFHLKQERTLKDDLLDLVQAAAIIRAAFWQKLDPKQPMGAQILDILKRAVKFSDTEPKSDDDGAKSKFSTFLEQAETGFTTTSGITDTQHPYGRNYERRPQIKEIGNTSDKPPADETPSGGSR encoded by the coding sequence ATGCCCAGTTGCTGCGAGCCAATCGACGAGGAACGCATCATCGCCAAAGCCGTTGCCAGAGCTAAGGCTGAGCTTTATCCTGATATCCGTAAGGCAATTACTCTGGCAGAAGCTGCAAAGGCTTTGGCTCAGCTTGCAAAGGCTTTAGCAGAGCAAGCGTTGAGTGTTGCAGAGCAAGCATTAAGGCGATTGTCTGAGCTGTTTAATCTGATTGCTGCTTTGCTGTCTCTGCCTGCTAGGGTTACAGCTCTAGAGGAGCGGGTAGCTGGGCTAGAGCGCGAAATTAGCAGGATACTTGGCATCCTGTTTAAGCTGCAATCAAGGGTGGATCGTTTAGAGGGTGACATCAAAGGTTTGCAGGGTGATGTGGCTCGCTTGGTGCGAGATTTAAGGGATTTAGCGACTTTAGTGCAGAAGTTGATTGGCCGCATCAATGAAGTAGACGCCAAAGCTTCAAGAGCGCTAGCACTAGCCCTGAATCTAAAAATAGAAATCAATGGATTAATTCGGCGAGTCGCTGAAATTTTGAAAGCGATTGCAGAGATTTTGAAAGCGCTTTCAAAGCTTAGAGGCAGTGGTAGAGGCCGTGACGGTAGAAATGGCCGCGATGGTCGGAACGGCACCAATGGCCGCAATGGGCGCGACGCGAAGCCTGCAAGAAACGGGCGGGATGGCAGGAACGGGCGCGACGCGAAGCCTGCGAGTAATGGGCGGGATGGCAAAGACGGTCGTGACGCGAAACCGGCGCGTGATGGTAAGGACGGCAAGCCAGGTAAGAACGGCAAGGATGGCGTAGGCATTAGCGGCAGACCTGGCAGAGATGCCAAGCCTGCGAGGAACGGGCGGGATGGCAAAGATGGCAAGGATGGCGATCCAGGGCCAGTCCCCACGTTGTCAATATCTTCAGTTCGCACCACCACCGGTAACACCGCAGCTGTAGCTATCGCGAAAACCGGAAAGACTAGCTATGCGTTCTCATTCACAATCCCCGCAGCCAGAGCAGGCGTAGGAGGCGGTATGGACGTTTCAGACCTCAAAGTAACGGTCTTTAAGGCCTGCAAAGGCGCTGAATTCGAGACAGAGGAACAGACCGTCAAAATCATCAAAGGAACAGATACTTCTGCTGCTTTGAACTTTGCGCAAATTTTGGAGCTGCGCAAACTGGGCTGTAGAATCGAGCGCATTTACAAAGTATTGGGGGGTGATAGTTGGGGAACGGAAGACCAACTTAAGCTGAAGAAAAACTTTGAGGCTGAGCTAAAAACAGCCGCAGAGGTTCAGTACACCGAGGAAAAGGGTGAGGAGAAAATCAACGAGGTTGAGACGCATAACCTGTTGGAGTACCTCAAGAACTTAGCTGCAGCTCCCTATCATCGTGCAGGCTATGGCGTTTTCCCGGCAGAGGTACCCGAAACGTTGCTCGATAAAGAGGACGATAAAACTGATGGCATCTGGGGAAAATACAGCCCAACTAATACTAAAAAGCTGCCCAGCTTAGCAGAACTCCTGGCCTGGCAGATTGAGCAATTTGATGCTGTTATTGGGCGCTTCCAAACCAAGATCGAGATTGAGGATGCTGACTATGTGAAAGAGGGAAATCAGCCAACAAAGGTGATTATTCCCAACATCGCTGAAGCGCTCACCGAAATCATTGCTCTATTGATTCAATTACAGGCGAACAGCGAAGTGCATACCAACTTAGGCTTGCGCAACTTGATCCAAACGGGTGCCGTGGCTCAAACCTCAGCCCAAGCCCTACTGTACACTCGGGCAAACTCTGAATATCTCGGTTATGAGGGTGAGGATAAACAAACAGAAATCCCGTTAACCTTCACAGTTCCAGCGGTCGATGCCAATGATCTGAATAAGAACGACCTCGCCAAGATTCTGAAGGAATCTAAGCAGAAAATCAAAGCCTTTCACCTGAAGCAGGAACGCACACTCAAAGATGATTTGCTTGATTTGGTACAAGCGGCTGCAATTATCAGAGCCGCCTTCTGGCAGAAGCTAGATCCCAAACAACCGATGGGGGCGCAAATCCTCGACATCTTGAAGCGAGCGGTCAAGTTCTCAGACACTGAGCCCAAGTCGGATGATGACGGGGCAAAATCCAAATTCAGCACCTTTCTGGAGCAAGCAGAAACCGGCTTCACCACGACCTCAGGCATCACCGATACACAGCACCCCTACGGTCGTAATTACGAGCGCCGACCGCAGATCAAGGAAATTGGCAACACTAGCGATAAACCGCCAGCGGATGAGACGCCGAGCGGAGGATCGCGCTAA
- a CDS encoding LamG domain-containing protein, with product MQVHELPPKEKASAGDLIPIEDEATGVLHHIRKEFLGGSGGGVDFEAIRQDYKAQVLLDYPDYYFRLSETDGMVALDSSGYDRHGAYENVTLGVPGLLDTDDDGAASFNGVDSRIVVPRFYNREDATIEAWVQLKAPSVQGSIVHLGARIDGYGFGVGNGSNYDQAGDYFTGISEYVDWLPTYQPLGQTKHHVVITRQFEDFFLYLDGRCVFKRTLRYIPPTGPILIGAGPGVRHLKAVIDEVAIYSTALPANRINAHYKAGKGL from the coding sequence ATGCAGGTTCATGAGTTGCCACCTAAAGAGAAAGCATCGGCTGGAGATTTGATTCCCATTGAAGATGAAGCAACAGGCGTCCTCCATCACATCCGTAAGGAGTTCCTCGGTGGGAGTGGAGGGGGTGTTGATTTTGAAGCCATTAGGCAAGACTATAAAGCACAAGTTTTGCTCGATTATCCCGACTATTACTTTCGCCTGAGTGAAACAGATGGAATGGTAGCGCTGGATAGTTCTGGCTACGACCGGCACGGAGCCTATGAGAACGTCACGCTAGGAGTACCTGGCTTACTAGACACGGATGACGATGGCGCAGCCTCTTTTAATGGTGTGGATTCAAGAATCGTTGTGCCACGCTTTTACAACCGTGAGGATGCAACGATAGAGGCCTGGGTACAACTTAAAGCCCCCAGCGTTCAGGGCTCAATCGTGCATCTGGGCGCGAGAATCGATGGTTATGGTTTTGGTGTTGGCAATGGCAGCAACTATGACCAGGCTGGTGATTATTTCACAGGCATTTCCGAGTATGTGGACTGGCTGCCTACCTATCAACCGCTAGGCCAAACAAAGCATCATGTCGTGATTACTCGACAATTTGAAGACTTCTTTCTCTACTTGGATGGGAGATGTGTCTTCAAAAGAACTTTGCGTTACATCCCGCCTACTGGCCCGATTTTGATTGGAGCAGGGCCAGGCGTGCGCCACCTCAAGGCTGTAATTGATGAAGTCGCGATCTACAGCACGGCTCTACCAGCTAATCGAATCAATGCACACTACAAAGCAGGCAAAGGGCTTTAA
- a CDS encoding adenylate/guanylate cyclase domain-containing protein: MALIDDLALDVNITLNQEWNIRGGIVVPRTKNVTLTGGAVRLNATMLYADLADSTELAMQQDRRVSAKVFKSFLRCTSRIIRARGGSIRSFDGDRVMGVFLGRSKNFSAVKCAFNINYAFLNIIKPKLEAKYSSLSRGTFKLAQCVGIDTSKVLVVRSGIQDNNDLVWVGRAPNVAAKLSGIRNSPYHTYITKEVFDSLDEGFKYSKTKNKKKLMWEPRAWKEVSGVNLVYRSNWSWRP, translated from the coding sequence GTGGCACTGATAGATGATCTAGCCTTAGATGTTAATATCACCCTCAACCAAGAATGGAATATCCGTGGTGGTATAGTTGTCCCTAGGACTAAAAATGTTACTTTAACAGGTGGTGCTGTCAGACTCAATGCAACGATGCTTTATGCAGATCTCGCAGATTCAACTGAATTGGCAATGCAGCAAGATCGTCGAGTATCAGCTAAGGTATTTAAGAGCTTTCTAAGGTGTACATCGAGAATCATCAGAGCACGAGGTGGTAGCATCCGTAGCTTTGATGGCGATCGAGTTATGGGAGTTTTCCTAGGCCGCTCTAAAAATTTTTCAGCTGTAAAGTGCGCGTTCAACATCAACTATGCCTTTTTGAACATCATTAAACCTAAACTTGAGGCTAAATATTCTAGCCTTAGCAGAGGGACGTTTAAACTCGCTCAATGTGTTGGGATAGACACAAGTAAGGTTTTAGTAGTTCGAAGTGGTATTCAAGACAACAATGATTTAGTGTGGGTAGGACGTGCTCCAAACGTTGCTGCTAAACTGAGTGGTATTCGAAACAGCCCATACCATACATACATTACGAAAGAGGTATTTGATTCATTAGATGAAGGCTTTAAATATAGTAAGACGAAGAATAAAAAGAAATTAATGTGGGAGCCTAGGGCATGGAAAGAAGTTTCAGGCGTAAATTTAGTTTACAGATCCAATTGGTCTTGGAGGCCATAG
- a CDS encoding TIR domain-containing protein, whose protein sequence is MLSRFKGEDGTRRLITAICKQNIVQDDESLAIVLSSVSELQQFEIGQDIITQGDIDSEIYLILTGKVCVLINGRLVACRGSGCHIGEMALIDPTARRSATNRAVEQTVVAKITEPAFTTLANSFPKLWRRLALELAERLRERSKYVTQPNPQPIIFIGSSAETLNIAREIQTGLSHDNLLTNVWTDGIFQASRSTIEDLTRIVEVSDFAVLVLGHDDAIVSRGLERAAPRDNVVFELGLFMGALGRARTIIVKARGVDIKIPSDLLGITILSYAPGDLNTLQARVAPICNEIRKVVAIHGSK, encoded by the coding sequence GTGCTAAGCCGTTTCAAGGGCGAAGATGGTACCCGTCGATTAATAACAGCAATTTGCAAACAGAACATTGTACAGGATGATGAATCACTTGCAATAGTCCTTTCTTCTGTGAGTGAGTTGCAACAATTTGAAATCGGCCAAGATATTATAACGCAGGGAGATATTGATTCCGAGATATATCTCATACTCACGGGAAAGGTGTGTGTTCTTATCAATGGACGTCTGGTCGCTTGTAGAGGCTCAGGGTGTCACATCGGAGAGATGGCTTTAATTGACCCAACAGCGAGGCGAAGCGCAACCAATCGAGCAGTCGAGCAGACAGTTGTTGCAAAAATCACTGAGCCTGCTTTCACTACTTTGGCCAACAGCTTTCCTAAACTTTGGCGACGGCTTGCATTAGAGCTAGCTGAGCGGCTACGCGAGCGTAGTAAATATGTTACCCAACCTAATCCACAACCAATCATCTTTATTGGCTCGTCGGCAGAAACACTTAACATTGCACGAGAAATTCAAACTGGCTTATCCCACGACAATCTGTTAACTAACGTTTGGACAGATGGCATCTTTCAAGCCTCTCGTTCCACAATTGAGGATCTCACAAGGATTGTAGAAGTTTCAGATTTTGCAGTTCTTGTGTTAGGTCATGACGATGCTATAGTCAGTCGCGGCCTAGAAAGAGCAGCTCCACGCGATAACGTAGTATTTGAGCTTGGTCTATTTATGGGTGCTTTAGGACGTGCGAGAACAATCATAGTTAAAGCTCGCGGCGTAGATATAAAGATTCCTTCTGATCTTCTAGGTATCACAATATTGAGTTATGCTCCAGGCGATTTAAATACGCTACAAGCTCGTGTAGCACCAATCTGTAACGAGATTCGGAAGGTTGTAGCTATACATGGCTCTAAGTAA
- a CDS encoding ParA family protein — MHNDDLIGLYEIAQLASVSPAAVGNWRTRYADFPMPVRQLQSGPVFQCRQILHWLRKKEGSMAKVIALFNNKGGVGKTTTLWNLATSLAEQDKAVLVIDFDPQCNLSIAALGDEEFSQYLESSQELPYGKTIRAFALPYIQQNAPGKPHIAKPKRGPLNGKLDIVPGDFWLNNFSDILNVGTDVIGGAGLYRFLMPSSLINSVEREFGKQYDFVLIDLPPSFNTLVRAALYSSDYFLVPCTPDLFSAYCVGLIGQVLPRFIEDWEQGKARYLQSNSYDQIIPHKGQPKFGGWIFNGFDTRKKVGSKQVSKTGADQAQFAKVRFSINNELIPKLKSIKAYSAIPDFIGPEPVASIEDLNVMAPDSIVQNIPIKYLPQAKPTRDNVKSRTWARDQTTLMKKMDAQYDKLASFIIQNF; from the coding sequence ATGCATAATGACGATTTGATTGGGCTATATGAAATAGCCCAACTAGCAAGTGTTAGTCCTGCTGCTGTAGGAAATTGGAGAACGAGATATGCTGATTTTCCAATGCCTGTAAGGCAATTACAGTCAGGGCCAGTGTTCCAGTGCAGGCAAATTCTGCACTGGCTTAGAAAAAAGGAAGGTTCAATGGCAAAAGTGATCGCGCTATTCAATAATAAAGGTGGCGTTGGCAAAACGACGACGCTTTGGAATTTAGCGACATCATTAGCAGAGCAAGATAAGGCAGTATTAGTGATTGACTTCGATCCTCAGTGCAATTTATCTATTGCTGCATTGGGAGATGAGGAGTTTTCACAGTATCTAGAGAGTTCTCAGGAGTTACCTTACGGCAAGACAATACGAGCTTTTGCTTTGCCATACATTCAGCAAAATGCTCCGGGAAAGCCACATATTGCTAAACCCAAGCGTGGTCCTTTAAACGGGAAACTTGATATTGTACCTGGTGATTTCTGGCTTAATAATTTTTCTGACATTTTGAACGTGGGGACTGATGTAATTGGAGGAGCAGGTTTATATCGTTTCTTAATGCCATCAAGCTTAATCAACTCAGTAGAGAGAGAATTTGGCAAACAGTACGATTTCGTGCTGATAGATCTACCGCCGTCCTTTAACACTCTTGTCAGAGCGGCTTTGTACTCCTCAGATTATTTTCTTGTTCCGTGTACGCCTGATTTATTTTCTGCATACTGTGTAGGTCTAATTGGACAGGTTTTGCCTAGATTTATAGAAGACTGGGAGCAAGGTAAAGCTCGCTACCTTCAATCCAATTCGTACGACCAAATAATACCTCACAAGGGACAGCCGAAATTTGGCGGTTGGATTTTTAATGGATTTGACACTAGAAAAAAAGTTGGTTCAAAACAGGTCTCAAAAACAGGTGCAGATCAAGCTCAATTTGCGAAAGTGAGGTTTTCTATTAATAATGAGTTGATCCCCAAATTAAAAAGCATTAAAGCATATTCTGCTATTCCAGATTTTATCGGCCCAGAACCTGTTGCAAGTATCGAAGACTTGAATGTAATGGCACCCGATAGCATTGTTCAGAACATCCCGATCAAATACCTGCCACAAGCAAAACCAACACGCGATAATGTTAAGAGTAGAACATGGGCGCGAGATCAGACTACTCTGATGAAGAAAATGGATGCACAGTATGATAAGCTAGCTAGCTTTATAATCCAGAATTTTTAA
- the hsdR gene encoding EcoAI/FtnUII family type I restriction enzme subunit R, whose translation MSKKDLSEADICDRYITPALYEAGWKKSQVRREYYFTDGQMIVRGQMTVRGDRKFADYLLFYQSNQPIAVIEAKDNNRSVGAGIQQALRYAAALQVPFVFSSNGDAFLFHDRSGTYSQVEQQIGLDAFPSPDELWERYKQWKNLQNASEDLLTSSYFIEIGGKEPRYYQQLAVNRTVEAIARGQKRCLLVMATGAGKTYTVFNIIWRLWKTKVSRRILFLADRNALVDQTIVNDFRPFGEVMTKLDRRLVDETGRINTSYEIYLGLYQSIIGNEERDNLYEKFDRDFFDLVVIDECHRGSAADDSNWRQVLDYFSDAIQVGLTATPKETKYVSNIDYFGVPIFKYSLKQGIEDGFLAPFRRIQVDLDKDLEGWTPESGEYDDQGQLIEERDYNLRDYDRTVVFDQRTQRVAEYVTQFLHDGDPMRKTIVFCEDIDHAERMRGAIANVTLNRELIQKDHRYVMRITGDEKEGKAQLDNFINPKETYPVIATTSKLMTTGVDAQTCHVIVLDQRIQSMTEFKQIIGRGTRLRPDYDKNFFTIIDFRGATQLFEDQDWDGPPMQDEDFGKGGQSSDPDREGKTDGGDEEDGGDKGERIKYQVGRQEFQVAKERVSYYDKDGKLTTESLKDYTRRTVNETYQSLDSFLNKWNKADRKQAILDELKAHGVILEALEGMVGKDYDLFDLICHVAFDRPPLTRKERAEKVRKQDMFAKYGEMARAVLVALLDKYADQGVVSIEDKTVLQLDPFAKLGTPVELVKSFGGKKQYQAAIQELEQLLYEDQGA comes from the coding sequence ATGAGCAAAAAAGACCTGAGTGAAGCCGATATCTGCGATCGCTACATTACTCCTGCACTCTATGAGGCAGGTTGGAAAAAGAGCCAGGTTCGCCGAGAGTATTACTTCACAGACGGTCAAATGATTGTTCGAGGTCAGATGACAGTCCGGGGAGACAGGAAGTTCGCGGACTATCTGCTGTTCTACCAATCGAACCAGCCGATTGCAGTGATTGAGGCGAAGGACAATAACCGTAGCGTTGGAGCAGGGATCCAGCAAGCTTTGCGCTATGCGGCTGCTCTACAGGTTCCGTTTGTCTTTTCTTCTAATGGAGATGCCTTTTTATTTCATGACAGAAGTGGCACTTATAGCCAGGTTGAGCAGCAGATCGGGTTGGATGCGTTTCCATCGCCTGATGAGCTGTGGGAGCGATATAAGCAGTGGAAAAACCTGCAAAACGCTAGCGAAGATTTGCTGACTTCTTCCTATTTCATTGAGATTGGGGGGAAGGAACCTCGCTACTATCAGCAGCTTGCAGTCAATCGCACCGTTGAGGCGATCGCTCGTGGTCAAAAGCGGTGTTTGCTGGTGATGGCAACTGGAGCAGGCAAAACTTACACGGTTTTCAACATTATCTGGCGATTGTGGAAGACGAAGGTTTCGAGGCGGATTTTATTCCTTGCGGATCGCAATGCCCTGGTGGATCAGACGATCGTGAATGACTTTCGTCCCTTTGGGGAGGTAATGACCAAGCTTGATCGCAGGCTGGTGGATGAGACTGGGCGGATCAATACCTCTTACGAGATCTATCTGGGGCTGTATCAGTCGATTATCGGCAATGAGGAGCGAGACAACCTTTATGAAAAGTTCGATCGCGATTTCTTCGATCTGGTGGTGATTGACGAGTGTCACCGGGGCAGTGCGGCAGATGATTCTAATTGGCGGCAGGTGCTTGATTACTTTTCAGATGCGATTCAGGTGGGCTTGACCGCCACGCCCAAAGAAACCAAGTACGTCTCGAATATTGACTACTTCGGCGTGCCTATCTTCAAGTACTCTCTGAAACAGGGGATTGAAGACGGCTTTCTTGCTCCGTTTCGCCGGATTCAAGTTGACCTAGATAAAGACCTAGAAGGCTGGACTCCAGAATCAGGAGAGTACGATGACCAGGGTCAACTGATTGAGGAGCGAGACTACAACCTGAGGGACTACGATCGCACGGTTGTGTTTGACCAACGAACTCAACGAGTGGCGGAGTATGTCACCCAGTTTCTCCATGATGGCGATCCAATGCGAAAAACAATTGTTTTTTGTGAGGATATTGACCACGCAGAACGGATGAGGGGAGCGATCGCCAACGTCACACTCAACCGGGAATTGATCCAAAAAGATCACCGTTATGTCATGCGAATTACGGGCGATGAGAAGGAGGGCAAAGCACAACTCGACAACTTCATCAACCCTAAAGAAACGTATCCGGTGATTGCTACAACCTCTAAGCTGATGACAACGGGGGTGGATGCTCAGACCTGTCATGTGATTGTGTTAGATCAGCGCATCCAGTCGATGACGGAGTTTAAGCAGATTATCGGTCGGGGCACTCGTCTTCGCCCGGATTACGACAAAAATTTCTTCACGATTATTGATTTTCGAGGGGCAACTCAGCTTTTTGAAGACCAGGATTGGGATGGTCCGCCAATGCAGGACGAGGATTTTGGCAAGGGAGGCCAATCATCTGATCCCGATCGAGAAGGGAAAACGGATGGGGGAGATGAAGAAGACGGAGGAGATAAGGGAGAGCGAATTAAGTATCAGGTGGGTCGTCAGGAGTTCCAGGTTGCGAAGGAGCGAGTAAGCTATTACGACAAGGATGGCAAACTCACAACCGAATCGCTGAAGGACTATACCCGCCGCACGGTGAATGAGACATATCAGTCTCTAGATAGCTTCCTTAATAAGTGGAATAAAGCCGATCGCAAGCAAGCGATTCTCGATGAGTTGAAAGCGCATGGAGTGATTTTAGAAGCTTTGGAGGGCATGGTTGGTAAGGATTATGACCTCTTCGACTTAATCTGCCATGTGGCGTTTGATCGCCCACCTCTGACCCGCAAGGAACGGGCTGAAAAGGTTCGTAAACAGGATATGTTTGCGAAGTACGGTGAAATGGCTCGTGCAGTCTTAGTTGCTTTGCTGGATAAGTACGCGGATCAGGGGGTTGTGTCGATCGAAGACAAAACCGTTTTGCAGCTTGACCCGTTTGCGAAACTGGGAACTCCGGTGGAGTTAGTTAAAAGTTTTGGCGGCAAGAAGCAGTATCAAGCCGCGATTCAAGAGCTAGAGCAACTGCTGTACGAAGACCAGGGCGCTTGA
- a CDS encoding type I restriction-modification system subunit M, which translates to MSLSATIKSIQDIMRKDVGVDGDAQRIGQLGWMLFYKIFSDQDTELEINQDDYDSPIPSDLRWDEWADSTKLGKRAPTGDDLLKLIDGQLFPQLKALDGKDLEGIAQERALLLRSVFEDAYNYMKSGTLLRQVVDKINESIDFNQSKTRNLFGDLYEQILKDLQSAGNAGEFYTPRAVTQFAVDMVNPQLGEKVLDPACGTGGFLTCAYEHLKQQAKSTKELELAKRSVFGVEKKQLPHLLCVTNMMVHGIEVPTNVRHDNTLRKPLRDYGREDQVEVVVTNPPFGGMEEDGIERGFPTEFQTRETADLFLVLVMELLKDSGRAAIVLPDGTLFGEGIKTRVKEKLLRNCNLHTIVRLPNGVFSPYTSIRTNILFFTKGKPTTEVWYYEHPYPPGAKSYNKTKPMRIEEFETEKAWWNNREETEYAWKVSVETIAANGYNLDIKNPNAVGASHEDPLLLLAQYQEAAATADQARLALKTALQACLEQSAG; encoded by the coding sequence ATGTCGCTGAGTGCCACCATCAAATCTATCCAAGACATCATGCGAAAAGATGTAGGGGTAGATGGCGATGCCCAGCGCATTGGACAGTTGGGCTGGATGCTGTTTTACAAAATCTTCAGCGACCAGGACACGGAGTTAGAGATCAACCAGGATGACTATGATTCTCCGATTCCGTCGGATTTGCGGTGGGATGAGTGGGCAGACAGCACCAAGCTGGGTAAACGTGCGCCAACTGGAGATGACCTGCTGAAGCTGATCGATGGGCAGTTATTCCCCCAGCTGAAGGCACTCGATGGCAAGGACTTGGAGGGTATTGCTCAGGAGCGGGCGTTATTGCTGCGGAGCGTATTTGAGGATGCCTACAACTACATGAAGTCGGGCACGCTGCTGCGACAGGTAGTAGACAAGATTAACGAGAGCATTGACTTTAACCAGTCGAAAACTCGCAATCTGTTTGGCGATCTCTACGAACAGATTCTTAAAGACCTCCAGAGTGCCGGAAATGCAGGTGAGTTTTATACACCTCGTGCCGTGACTCAGTTTGCGGTGGACATGGTGAATCCGCAACTGGGCGAGAAGGTGCTTGACCCGGCCTGTGGCACGGGAGGCTTTTTGACTTGTGCTTACGAACATTTGAAGCAGCAGGCAAAATCGACGAAGGAGTTGGAACTGGCAAAGCGAAGCGTTTTTGGTGTGGAGAAGAAGCAACTGCCACACCTGCTTTGTGTCACCAACATGATGGTGCATGGCATTGAGGTGCCGACGAACGTGCGCCACGATAATACGCTCCGCAAGCCGCTGAGAGACTATGGGCGCGAGGATCAGGTGGAGGTTGTGGTGACGAACCCTCCCTTTGGTGGCATGGAGGAGGATGGAATTGAGCGGGGCTTTCCGACTGAGTTTCAGACGCGGGAAACGGCAGACCTGTTTCTAGTGCTGGTGATGGAGCTGCTGAAGGATAGCGGCAGAGCGGCAATCGTCCTTCCCGATGGCACGTTGTTTGGCGAGGGCATCAAGACTCGCGTTAAAGAAAAGCTGCTGCGGAACTGCAATCTACATACGATCGTCCGACTGCCGAATGGTGTGTTTAGCCCCTACACCAGCATTCGCACCAACATCCTGTTTTTCACGAAGGGCAAGCCCACGACTGAGGTCTGGTATTACGAGCATCCCTACCCGCCAGGGGCAAAGTCTTACAACAAGACAAAGCCGATGCGGATTGAGGAGTTTGAGACGGAAAAAGCCTGGTGGAACAACCGCGAGGAAACCGAGTATGCCTGGAAGGTGTCGGTGGAAACGATCGCCGCTAATGGATACAACCTGGACATCAAGAACCCAAATGCGGTAGGAGCTAGCCACGAAGACCCGCTGTTGCTGCTGGCGCAATATCAGGAAGCAGCAGCAACAGCAGACCAAGCGCGACTGGCATTAAAGACAGCATTGCAAGCGTGTTTAGAGCAATCAGCAGGATAA